Sequence from the Planctomycetota bacterium genome:
GAGCCCGCAGGCGCACGCACTCCCGCAGGGCCTGCCGCGAGCGCTTGAGCAGCGCGTAAGTCGCCTGAACCGTCCGGCCCAGCCGCCGGGCGATTTCCGGAACGTGAAGACCTTCCAGGAAACGCCACCGGAGGATCTCCTCGGCGCGGCCGCCCAGCCGCGAAAGGCAATCGATGAGCCACTGGACGTTCTCTTCGGGTTCCGCCGCGCCGGCGTCCTCGAGCGAAGCGGCTTCGAGACGCTCCAGAATCTCCGAGTCCGCGCGGATGCGGCTGCGGCGCGCGGAGCGAAGCCGGGTTCCCAGGACGTTGCGGAGAATGCGCCGGAACCACGCCTCGAAGCCTTCGCCCGTGAATTCGTCCATGCGGCGAAGCGCCACGAGGGACGCCTCCTGATAGGCGTCCTCGGCGGCCTGAAAATCGCGAAGCACGGCGTACGCCAGCGCCGTGGCGCGGTCCCGAAGGCGCAGGAGTCCCGCCAGAATCTCCTCGTTCCGGGAGGCGTTCGGATTCACGGCTTGCGCGCGGCGGCGGGGAGACGTCCGGGGGGCGGAAGCGTTCCCGCGCGCGCCATCTCCTCGATGCGTTCCTCTTCGGCGATCATCCGATCCCGGATCGGCGCGAACATGCGTCCGGCCGGATTGTCGCAGTAGCCGCGCGCGGTGCGCGGGCGGTCCTTCATGTACGTGCGCCACGCGTCGTCGAGCGCGCGTCCCACGACGTCCTCGGAGGCGCCCGCGGGGATCTCCGCGATGAGGGGGGAGAGTCCCGGCTTGAGCCCGTCCTTCACGCGCCGCACGACGATCCGGCTTTCGCCCTCCGGGCGGCCGCGGACCCAGATGAACTGGCGGA
This genomic interval carries:
- a CDS encoding sigma-70 family RNA polymerase sigma factor yields the protein MNPNASRNEEILAGLLRLRDRATALAYAVLRDFQAAEDAYQEASLVALRRMDEFTGEGFEAWFRRILRNVLGTRLRSARRSRIRADSEILERLEAASLEDAGAAEPEENVQWLIDCLSRLGGRAEEILRWRFLEGLHVPEIARRLGRTVQATYALLKRSRQALRECVRLRAQSAHTGS